The following coding sequences lie in one Alosa alosa isolate M-15738 ecotype Scorff River chromosome 21, AALO_Geno_1.1, whole genome shotgun sequence genomic window:
- the canx gene encoding calnexin, whose product MDLKVRLCLLLLALSWTGTQVSVSAQDEDEADVMDMDDGEVDIGDDILDAEAEAEEASDEAPTAPPVPKVTYKAPEPMGEHFFAESFDKGTLEGWIVSKAKKEGIDEEIAKYDGVWEVEDMKDSKLPGDKGLVLKSRAKHHAISAWLLRPFTFDTKPLIVQYEVNFQNGIDCGGAYVKLLSQTPDLNLDEFVDRTPYTIMFGPDKCGEDYKLHFIFRHKNLKTGEYEEKHAKKSDSDLRTYYTDKKTHLYTLVLNPDNTYEILIDQTVVNSGSLLTDVTPPVNPPAEIEDPDDHKPEDWDERPKIQDPDAVKPEDWDEDAPAKIADEDAVKPDGWLDDEPEYIGDPDAVKPEDWDEDMDGEWEAPQIPNPACESAPGCGKWEKPMIDNPNYKGKWKPPMIDNPNYQGVWKPRKIPNPDYFEDLHPFRMTTFSAVGLELWSMSSDIFFDNFFVTSDRNTAERWANDGWGLKKAGEGAADPGLVKQMITAAEERPWLWVVYVLTVALPLVLIIVFCCTGKKKPAAADYKKTDEPQPDVKEEEPETEEEEEKAEEKEDAKEEGPAVGKKSDLEDSPAEEGANEEDSPDGEDKEEEEEEEEEDEEDKSDEKADEDVLRRSPRNRKVRKE is encoded by the exons ATGGATCTAAAGGTGCGGTTGTGTTTACTGCTGCTGGCGCTGAGCTGGACTGGCACCCAGGTGTCCGTGAGCGCCCAAGACGAGGACGAGGCTGACGTCATGGACATGGACGATGGGGAGGTAGACATCGGCGACGACATACTGGATGCAGAGGCCGAGGCCGAGGAGGCAAGCGACGAAGCCCCAACAGCGCCACCTGTGCCAAAG GTGACATATAAGGCCCCTGAACCAATGGGAGAACACTTTTTCGCTGAGTCATTCGACAAAGGAACATTAGAAGG TTGGATCGTGTCAAAGGCCAAAAAGGAAGGGATTGATGAGGAAATTGCTAAGTATGATG GTGTATGGGAAGTGGAGGACATGAAAGACAGCAAACTCCCTGGAGATAAAGGCCTGGTGCTGAAGTCCCGCGCCAAACACCATGCCATCTCAGCCTGGCTGCTGCGACCTTTCACCTTTGACACTAAGCCCCTCATCGTCCA GTATGAGGTGAACTTCCAGAATGGCATTGATTGTGGCGGAGCATACGTCAAGCTGCTCTCCCAAACCCCTGACCTCAACTTG GATGAGTTTGTGGATAGGACCCCGTACACCATCATGTTTGGGCCTGACAAGTGTGGCGAGGACTACAAGCTCCATTTCATCTTCAGACACAAGAACCTCAAGACGGGCGAGTACGAGGAGAAGCATGCCAAGAAGTCCGACTCTGACCTGCGTACATACTACACTGACAAGAAGACCCACTTGTACACCCTGG TGCTGAACCCCGACAACACCTATGAGATCCTGATCGACCAGACGGTGGTGAACAGCGGCAGCCTCCTAACCGACGTCACCCCACCAGTCAACCCCCCTGCAGAGATCGAGGATCCCGATGACCACAAGCCCGAGGACTGGGACGAGAGGCCCAAGATTCAGGACCCTGACGCAGTCAAGCCAGAGGactg gGATGAGGACGCTCCAGCTAAGATCGCTGACGAGGATGCCGTGAAGCCTGACGGCTGGCTGGACGACGAGCCTGAGTACATCGGTGATCCCGATGCGGTCAAACCCGAGGACTG GGATGAGGATATGGATGGCGAGTGGGAGGCTCCTCAGATTCCTAACCCTGCCTGTGAGTCTGCCCCTGGCTGTGGCAAGTGGGAGAAGCCCATGATTGACAACCCCAACTACAAGGGCAAGTGGAAGCCTCCTATGATTGACAACCCCAACTACCAG GGCGTGTGGAAGCCCAGGAAGATCCCCAACCCGGACTACTTTGAGGACCTGCACCCGTTCCGCATGACCACCTTCAGCGCTGTGGGCCTGGAGCTCTGGTCCATGTCCTCGGACATCTTCTTCGACAACTTCTTCGTCACCTCCGACCGCAACACTGCCGAGCGCTGGGCCAACGACGGCTGGGGCCTGAAGAAGGCGGGGGAGGGTGCCGCTGAC cctGGCCTGGTGAAGCAGATGATCACCGCTGCTGAGGAGCGTCCCTGGCTCTGGGTGGTCTATGTCCTCACCGTGGCTCTTCCTCTCGTCCTCATCATCGTCTTCTGCTGCACCGgaaag AAGAAGCCAGCGGCGGCAGACTACAAGAAGACCGATGAGCCTCAGCCTGatgtgaaggaggaggagcctgaaactgaggaggaggaagagaaggcgGAGGAGAAGGAAGATGCAAAGGAGGAGGGACCAGCag TTGGGAAGAAGAGTGACTTAGAGGACAGTCCTGCTGAGGAGGGAGCAAACGAGGAAGACTCTCCAGACggggaggacaaggaggaggaggaggaggaagaggaggaggacgaggaagacAAATCCGACGAG AAGGCAGACGAGGACGTTCTGAGAAGGTCTCCCAGAAACAGAAAAGTTAGAAAGGAATGA